Genomic DNA from Prunus persica cultivar Lovell chromosome G1, Prunus_persica_NCBIv2, whole genome shotgun sequence:
TACTTGCTTTTGTATTAAGGAGTTTGTCTTTGACAAGTAACAACTATCTTCATCCAAAACACACCACTCTGCCATGAGCATCATtgataaataaagaaaaactgcATTTGGTCAGGTcaacagaaagagaaaagtacATTTTGGGACAGTACAGGTAAATAAGAACACCTGTATCACCAGCACTGCCTCTCTCCACACAACACAACTTTTATTTTGAAGAGCTTTTATTACTGCTTCCCTCTAAAGACACTAAATTAGCCTTGATCCCCCATCTCATCAGAATTAATTTCAGCATCAACTTCATTGGGCTCAAGAACTTCCATGAACTCAATCCTATTAGTAatgaaactaatttttttagccAATTGATCTTCTAGTGCTAACAAACTTCCGAGACGACTAGAATCACTCAAATGTTTACCTTCCAGGTATTCAATCAAAAGTAGCTCAGCATCAAGTGCTTGATTTTTAAATCTGGCTCTTTCCAATTGTCCATTCAGCCtggatatatttttcttcagaaaGGCTTTTTGATCCATCATAAATTGTCCTCGTCTTTGTTCGGgtaatttcttaaaattttcCAGTACATAAAACGCTTCTTGTGGAGAAGGCCACGCATCCATCTTAGAATCAGAAGTATCATAGACCACAGCACAGGCAATAATCCCACATAAGGTTGTTATCTCAGTCAGCTTTCTGAACAGACTTGcctttctcttcttgaaggtgACTCTCCTGTTTGGTTCATGAGAAATCAATTCAtgcttaattttatttttgcccaTGGTTGAGAATACAGAGAAGTAACGGGGATGCTTTCGGAAGTTGTGTTCGAGAAGGATATAAAGGGAGATAATCCAATGCTGCAAGAAATCAACCAAACTACTGCTCTTAATTTTCACATCTTCATGGATATAGATATTTCATATAATTggtaagaaaaagaacaagtatGGTATATAATTAAACAGgattactttaaaaaaattcaacatttAATTTTTCGAACGAATTCAGTTGAACaatgaaatttgtattttacCCATGAATGGTAAAATTTCTCTGTACAACCttgtaaaaggatatttaacTTACTACTAGGATTATTTGCTCAACCTTGTTTACTGTTAGAATACACAATACTCACACTAGTGGCAGGGAGAAATCTACATTTGATCCCATTCTTGTACATTGCTCTTGTAAAACCAGAATAAGCATTGTGTTATTAGATTAAAGTGGTGACAAGAAAGGATTCGGAAGAAGCATTTAGATTGCCCCTTTAGCCAGGGAGCTTGAAACTAAACATTTTGGAAATTTACAAATTCTTGGGACTGCAGATTCCAGATCTGACAAAGGCATTTTCATCTATCAGAACAAGTACATTGTCGATATTTGAGAAGAGGCTGAGTAGTCTGGTATTTTAGGTTTCAAACCAGCAAACTCTCCCATTGAAGCAAATCGTCAGTACTTGAACTGGTAGAGGTAGTCAACTGGATCAAAATCTTGTGGGAAGTTTGATATGTGTCTCTCAGACATAACCAAACATAGCGTATGTGGTAAGAATTGCTAGCAAATTCATGGATGACCGATGTGCTCTCCACCTAGAGGTTGTTTAGTACCCTGAGAAACCTGAAGCCTGCTCCAGGAAAGCAATACACTTTCCTAGCCATAGTCACTTGAAGTTGTACTCCAAATGTCAATGAATGACTTGGTATTTTCTTGTGACAGACCAATTAggctatatataataatatggtTTCTATTATTGTTCCTAATAACCTAGTTcaacaaaaatgaataaacacATTGAGATTGACAGATATTTCCTCGAGAAGTTAAATAAAGGATTGAATCACATGCCCTTTGTGAAATCAGAGAAACAGTCGCATACCTCACATGAGCACGACTGTACAAGAAGGTTCCAAGCTAAAGTGTTTAAGGATCAATCTCAACAAGCATCTCCATCATATGTAAAGTGTTGTAGGGAGGTAACAAACTAGGGGCTTTAGAAAGTTTCCAAAGATCTACCGAAGTTAACCACCTGAATGTTACTTTTCTAAAATATTCAAGGAACAAACGACTGTGAATATGTCCAACTGTTGTTATAAAGAGTTCGGACCCTCCTTTTCACCATCTTAATCTCATAGGAGTAAAAGTTACCTGGCATAGATGAGACAGTTCCAAGGTCAATTGCTTCTCTACCAAGAAGTCCACCAATTGCATCTTTACCTAGCATTCCCGATCATAAATGAAAGGGCTGGAAGAGGAAACAAGATAAGAGGTTTTAACAGATAAAGTAAACAATGCAAAGAAAACATTTCCTACACAGACTAAGAACTTGCTAATATGTTCAAACAAACATTAAAAGGCAACTCAGAACTTTTCAGTGGAACCATTTTATATCAAAACAAAGTGAGCGAAGGCAAAAACCCTTTCTCGCATATtccattttattaaaaataaaatacaatcaTTGAGgtcaataaattataaatatacctGACTCCTTTGACATACTTGATCATCCGGCGTACAGATAAGTCCAAACTGGTGTACAGATGAAGCAAAACTGGTTTTTCATAGCAGACTCTTTTTAGCTTCCTATTTAATGTTATCTTATGTACCATCTTCCAAAGAGGATCCAGCTATTCTAATGCTTTTGACTGAAGGACTCGTGTACTTCCTATTAAATATGTAGAGAAAAGATTTGTCTCCAGAATCCAGATGACCACAAGAGAGCATTTATCCAAGAATGTAATCTCAATACATTCTGAATGCGGCTACCAGTAATCTCTACAAGAACATGCACCATCTCTGAAATGATGAAAACGAATTGGATCTCTTAGgattatttctcttttttccacCTCTGAGAAGAACTTCATTGTTGTATGGCAATCAGAGCAGACTCTCAAGTTCTTCATCACCCTCACTGGAGCTGATTGTGGCAAGCTGATTATTCCAAAAGTTACAGCTAAATTTTCACTGTGGTAGTATACCACTTTTCTGTCCTTGATTTCAGGTCCAGAAGTAATCATACAAcctattttcttcatcttaCCCAACATTTCTTCCAACCGAGCATAAATTAATTGGATCATTTGGTGAGATTGATCACCACTAACaaaagaatgaacttcgtttCCTACCTctatccaacttagaccagGTTCCTTCTTAACTCCTCGATCTGTCATCAACTCCCTGATCTTTTTGGCTGGTAACTCTATGCCAGCATCATTGTAAATGTTGTACAGAAGAACATAAGATGCAGCAGCCTGAGGTTCAAGATTAATTAGTTTCTCTGCAACACGTTTTGCAGCAACAGTGTCCTTATAAACCCTGCAAGCACTCAACAAGGCTCGCCACATAACTGGATTGTCCTCAAAACCTgagttgaaaataaaattttcagcaTCCACTAGCCTTCCAGCACGACCCAGGAGATCAACAGCGCAGGCACAGTGCTGTACATTGGTTGTCATGCCATAATCATTCTTCATGATTTCAAAATATCTGCATTAACAAGAACCTTTTTATTCCTACTGAACTAAACAAGGTAAAAATCAGGATATTAACTCACTCTGGTTGAGAGGATTTAAAGTGCATTCACAAGAGTGTCATTTTTATAAACCAAGTATTGGGTTGTAAATCAAAAGACCTGATGTGATGATCTAGAAACAACTAAATAGATTTCAAATATGGCATATGACTCTGGTAAGGACTCCCATTGAATCCTAAATTAATTCCTAGCAGTTCAAGACTTCAAAAACGGtacatttttcaaaaagctcCACCGATTCTCTCCTTCATTAATTTTAGATGAATCACCTTGTGCTATTGTTAATTTCAATCCCCTGCAACTTATCACCTATTAGCTTCCCAACCAAGTCCCAAATTCAGGTCTCTTACCTACTGAATATTAACCATCACCAAGTTCTGAACATAAAACACAGTTTCCTCCACCGAAAAGCAACAAGGAAAATACAAAGTTTGTTTcactttcaaaaaaataatataaagaatgaaaaacaagaaaagtggGAAAGTAAAATGGagggaaatttttatttatttgcattTGGTTTCTTAACGAAAATGAAGGGAAGTTTTAAATGTATATGTATTTCGTATCGTACTGCACATATTTTGTGCAGaaagtttgaagaaaaatggagTTATTTTATCTCATTTCCTTATCTTTTCCAATCTTATTTCAGACCAAACAACAGAAAGCAAAGGAATTTAACTTTTAATCTATATCCTACCGTAAACCTTCTTCTACAAGCCCTCCATGACTGCATGCTGTCAGAACTCCAAGAAACGTGATGTGGTTGGGTGCAATTCCACAATTCTTCATCAACTCAAAAAGTTCCAAGGCTTCCCTTGCACATCCATGTTGCGCTTTGCTACAGATCATTACGGACCAGGACACCACATCAGGATTCTCTGTCTCTGTAAAAGTCAAATTAGCAGAATCAATGTCTCCAGATTTTGCATACATGCAAATCTGTGAATTTTGAACAATAGTGAATTTCCCGACACCAGCTTTTACAGCATATCCTTGGATCTGCTCTCCAGACCGTGCTGCAGCCAAATTAGCACATGCACCCAACATGCTCGATATTATGAATTCATCAGGCTTCTTTCCAGATGCCAAGAGTTCATAGAATAAATCAAATGCACTTTCAGTTTCCCCATTTTGAATATAACCTGCAACCATGGATGTCCATGAGACAATATCTAGCCTAGGAGTTAAGTTAAAGCATTTCAAAGCATCCTCAAATAAACCCAATGAAGAGTAGAAATCGATAAGTCCACTTCCAATGAATTCATCTCCCTGCAGGTTGTACTTGCAGACTTGAGTGTGAACTTGCTTCCCATACTCAAAAGCTTCAACCGACTTACAAGCTCTAAGTATTATTGAGAAAGTAAATGTTGAGGGCTTAACTCCTAGCCTTTGCATCTGAGAAAGAAGATTGAACACTTCATTTGCATGCTCATAAGAAAACGTATCTATTTGGAGGAACCCAGCAATCATGGCATTATACATTACAACATTACGGTAAGGCATGACtttgaatatttgaattgCATCACCTAAATCACCGGTCTTTGCATACATATCAAGCAATGCTGTGCCAACAACAACATCCAAGTCCAACCCCAGTTTGACCGTGTAGCCATGAAGTAATTTCCCAAATAGTTCTGAATTATCAAAAATTTTGCAGCATGCCTTAAGGGCACTTCCCAGTGTATATGTATTCAAGCTGAAACCACATTGATGCATTTTCACCAGAGTTCTCAATGTTTCCTCGTTAGCACCAATTCGAGCATAACTAGCAATCAAGGAATTCCATGAGACATCATCCAAGTTATCAGAATTCTCAAACAAAATCTTGGCATGATCAACCCAGCCGCACTTTGAGTACATATCCATAAGAGAATTGGTCAAAACAACATCTGAGCCCGACCCACTAAGGACTATTAAGCCATGAACCAGCTTACCCAGCTCAATGTAACAAGTTTGACCGCACACAGACAAAGCACTCGCATAGGTAAACTTATCAAGTTTCAAACCAGTCACTCTTGCCTCATTAAATACACCCATTGCCTTATCAAACAAACCCACCTGGGTATATCCAGAAATCAAGGAGTTGTATGAAATGACATTACGCTTCGgcattttatcaaacaaattGCATGCACTATCCAATTCTCCACGCTTGCAGTACATATTAAGAAGATTGTTCAACAAAAACAGGCAGGGCTTAAAACAAGTTTTCACCATGTGGGCATGAGCAAGCTTGCCGTGGACTAAAGACCCAGTTTTGGTAGAGTACTGGATCAATTTTGTATAGGTAACATTATCCAGAGAATAGCTTGGATGGCAATGTTGAGAACTTTGCTGTGAAATTGGTGTGGTTTGAGGCAACATGGGATGAGAATTATTGGGTTGTCCAAATGTAATGAGAGGCTCAGAAAATTCAATGGTGTTGAAGAGGACGTTAAAGTTTGGGGGCTTTGTTTTCTAGAGCAAcatgtttctttcttctatgCATTGAAGTTGTGTGTTCATCCTTGCGGATCCCGAGCCTCTGCATTTAGGCTCCGTGCATTTACCCGCATTTCGGTTAATCTAAGCCACTCAAACGATCTAACCACTTTGCCACCTAAGAGCAAATTACAAACTCAAAAATGATTACACTGAGCCAGAGGGGCATTGAAGTTCTTGCATGGAAGACATGTTTATGATGTCTTGTATCACTTCAGGGAATACTCGGCCTTTTGCAAGGACTGTAATTGCACATATGCTTCCACAACATTTTTCCTGCATgaaaaaggaggaaaaaaaagtttgtaaCTTGAGATGTTGGGGGAACATCTGTACTTGCATCTAAGACGAGCATGATCGATCATAATTTAGAAACCATTATCAATTATCAATTAAACTTAGGCACATCTTATGTATAGTATCATTTCATATATCCAAATTAAAAGGAAGCTAAACAACTGACCCTCTAAATCAAG
This window encodes:
- the LOC18792594 gene encoding agamous-like MADS-box protein AGL80, translating into MQLVDFLVEKQLTLELSHLCQHWIISLYILLEHNFRKHPRYFSVFSTMGKNKIKHELISHEPNRRVTFKKRKASLFRKLTEITTLCGIIACAVVYDTSDSKMDAWPSPQEAFYVLENFKKLPEQRRGQFMMDQKAFLKKNISRLNGQLERARFKNQALDAELLLIEYLEGKHLSDSSRLGSLLALEDQLAKKISFITNRIEFMEVLEPNEVDAEINSDEMGDQG
- the LOC18791492 gene encoding pentatricopeptide repeat-containing protein At3g13880 yields the protein MLPQTTPISQQSSQHCHPSYSLDNVTYTKLIQYSTKTGSLVHGKLAHAHMVKTCFKPCLFLLNNLLNMYCKRGELDSACNLFDKMPKRNVISYNSLISGYTQVGLFDKAMGVFNEARVTGLKLDKFTYASALSVCGQTCYIELGKLVHGLIVLSGSGSDVVLTNSLMDMYSKCGWVDHAKILFENSDNLDDVSWNSLIASYARIGANEETLRTLVKMHQCGFSLNTYTLGSALKACCKIFDNSELFGKLLHGYTVKLGLDLDVVVGTALLDMYAKTGDLGDAIQIFKVMPYRNVVMYNAMIAGFLQIDTFSYEHANEVFNLLSQMQRLGVKPSTFTFSIILRACKSVEAFEYGKQVHTQVCKYNLQGDEFIGSGLIDFYSSLGLFEDALKCFNLTPRLDIVSWTSMVAGYIQNGETESAFDLFYELLASGKKPDEFIISSMLGACANLAAARSGEQIQGYAVKAGVGKFTIVQNSQICMYAKSGDIDSANLTFTETENPDVVSWSVMICSKAQHGCAREALELFELMKNCGIAPNHITFLGVLTACSHGGLVEEGLRYFEIMKNDYGMTTNVQHCACAVDLLGRAGRLVDAENFIFNSGFEDNPVMWRALLSACRVYKDTVAAKRVAEKLINLEPQAAASYVLLYNIYNDAGIELPAKKIRELMTDRGVKKEPGLSWIEVGNEVHSFVSGDQSHQMIQLIYARLEEMLGKMKKIGCMITSGPEIKDRKVVYYHSENLAVTFGIISLPQSAPVRVMKNLRVCSDCHTTMKFFSEVEKREIILRDPIRFHHFRDGACSCRDYW